ttactaaaacccagcatgcttcatcaagtcaattcacaattattcaataaaaaccattaATTCAAACtcaattcatgcaaataattaaataataatattgcaaataaatagaaaaattagaattataccaataaattttgtgccaatggcttcctccgtcgtctcggctaatgggtttagctcctcatccaaaaaacacactcacaagataaattcatggccaaaataggtgtttttattgatgaaataggaattagcaacgctgtagaagtgttacagcgtcactgttacaaagggtgtaagctgctggaaagaacgatacaaatcgtgtgctgtagataaacgacagtttgatttcgctgtaagctctgtggaaaaacgactgactctgcgagtccgttcttccttcttcgtcttcctcctcgagcagcagcagcaggtatgatttctgttcttcgtttcggctctgaactctctcctaagggtttctaacctttctttgatgtaaaccaacacttatatagccttcagattccctagaaactcgatcaaattcgagaataaatctcttattcttcacgtgcagtttgaacaataattccatctgtcgatctttgtatgcgtctgtgagctattctattgctcccaaaatcttctctgacttgaactcaacttttttgaagtatatcccacgcaagaatctctcccaaatctttcaaaccaattcaaaaccctaaacagggaccgtgtgcactgtcttgactttgtgtggattttctgacttatccagcccaattagatgggtctaatcgcttctaacaggtcccttatgtcttgtagagtccgtgggtatcaaatttgcccattgaatcgcctgctaggtcgctcaaatccttgatccaaaactgttgacgctgctgccttttttcccgccaaaattttcttttgaatttgagaagttgacctccccttatctgtggctggtctccctttagcagatgtctggaaatgggtcaccccttagtaattaggttaccccttatccaaaatcaagggtccgtatagcaagtgtcctctggggcattttccgcattttttttcggggttcctccggggtatttctgggatacttccggtacacttctgaggcgcttccggtacgttatcaacggaggtccaaatgccacatttttagccaaattcgccgcaagagattattttccaaaaacacctacaaatacataaaataaccaaataagtacaatatcgagtattaacaatatatacaaatgagctatattagacacataaatgcgtctatcaccagcATCTGTCAGTAGTGGTAGGAAAGAAGCGCAAGTCTCCACGGAGGGTGAATCAAGATTGACGACGAGTCGATTGCCATGGTGGAAGCGGAACATTTGTTTATAGACTCCTActaagaaatattttaaggatatGATGACTAATCAGATCATGTTCCAATGGGAAACAATAGTTGCTTTGTAATTGGgtctaattattattattattttttttaaatatccaTTTTCTTTCCATATATCTTTCTTTTGTAAGGAAAAAATAACATaattatcaaattatacatattttctaTACTAAAATTTAATGACAATGATCAATAATATGGATACTTTAAAAATACTATCTTATCTTATTTAAAGATAAGTATAACTTTTgtcaaacaaaaattcaaaatgaATGACTCAACTTTTATGAAACGGGAGGAGTATATATTTTAGCACTGCTAAACGTGAATCGAGTTTGACAACCGACTAGTTTCTCTTCTGGGATGATATAATCCAATATTTCTATTAGTTAGGAGGAAACCAAGTTTTTCACAAATATAAAAGTTATGACATCGTCAATTCCTTCTGTTAAGGCCAAGCACAATGGTCAAGGATTTCCGTCAACTGTAGCTTATTTGAAGCTAAGCGAAATGGATGTGAGATGCACCTCACTATGGGTGATTGGAATCCTTCAGCTTAATCACACGGAACTGATTTCCAATGTAAATAGTGCttctttttttcaaattttgtttcaaccgatttagatatgggtaaagaAATGGAGATATAATAGGAAAAAGGAGTTTCAATAAAATAGAAAAATTAAAAGTGAAAAATCAGAGTAAAACTGAAATTTTAAAAACGGAAACTAACTATCTATTAAAAGTTACACGGAAATTCAGTTTCTATAAATTGAGTTTTTCGACGGAAACTCTCTTAGCTACAACCTCCATTAAATCTGATTAACTTTAAAGTGTAACTAAAAAATTTCATTACATTTAAACAATATGAAAGACCATAATAGTTGGATTTCGTGACAAATAAGTTTGTAGCTAACCGAAATGCTTAGGCCTAACTACCCGATTCTGTTTACAATCGATTAATTATTCATTTATCCTGAATGGGCCAAAATTAACTAAAAGACGACGGTTGTCCCTTTCGGAAACGTCTCATTTTAACAAGAAACATTTTAAGCAATTGAATTAAGAATTGAATAGCCGTTTCAAAATTTCCTTTCCCACAACGGCTAGTTCTTTCatcttctctcttcttttctctcCCTTTCCCCTTTGTCTCCATTTCGTTCTCCAGAGTAAAGAACCTGATTGATAGTACAGAAATCAAAATCCAATTTTCTCTCTACCTCCATTGAAATCTTAGATTCCGCATCTCAGAATCTAGGATTTTCAGATTCTCCATAGTGGAACAACAtctacagcagcagcagcacaacaactATGTTTCTAATTAAAAATTAGGTCACAGATATTGGTTCAGTACAGTATCAGAAAGATTCATTGGTTGGCTTGGATATTACCCAATCAATTTTCTTCTGATTCTCGAAAAATATCAGATCTGATTCACACTTATAGCAGTGATAGCAAAATTAGGTCAGATATTTGGGTGAAatttaaaaatctaaaaatgacgGAAGTTTCTTCGTTTTCTCaagaacaacaaaaacaacagcaGAATGTTGTCACGGCACCTCATCCACCACGTAGACCTAGAGTAAGGGAAGTAAGCTCCAGATTCATGTCTCCAATGGTTTCtacgtcttcttcttctggagatcttcatcttccatcttcTGCAAAATGTCCTCTTCCGAAACACTCTGGTGAATTTCAATCCAAACACCATCATCAAAGTCAGAATCACAGTAATCAAAATCAGCAACGTTCGTTATCAGCACAGAGACGGCAACAAGAAACGGAGCCTTTATCTTCTGCGGATGAGAATAGACTTGATGTTATGCGAAATTTGGATACTCCACATAGTAAATTAGTCATCTCAACACAGCAGAGGAAACCCCAGAGAAGTTTGAAGCTTTTTAAGGAAAATAATGGCGGCGGTGGTGGAGAAGATACCGTCAATTTGAGAGCATTTGTTAATGGTAAGTTACCGGGTAGATCAACTGTTGTTCGATCGAGATCAGATACTCCAATTGTACATGGTAATGATAGGATAAACCCTAGGTCGGCAATTCCAACTCAAAATTCTCATCGGTCAGACACAAGTATGGTCTCAGCTGCTGCTAAACTTGTTCAATCTCAGGTTtctagttcagtttcttcagataATGATGATAACAAATTTATAGAAACCCTGACAGAAAGTTCTGCATCTAGTGATTGTTCTGAATCAGGATCATGTTGTAGTTCTCCAATGATAATCCAGAAGTCTAAGATTCGATCATTTCCAGAATGTCGATCCTCAATGCCTGAAGCTGATCAATTGCCAACAATATCCAATAGATTGTTAACTAATAGAGGAAACAGTGGAATGGGTGATAGCTCAAAAATTGGGTTGTCGCCTATTTATCGTTCTCTGAGCTTTGAACAACCACCCTTCACTAGTCCTACCAAGACTCTTCACAGAACGACGACTGGTTTTGCGAAACCCCATCAAAGTTCTGCAAAGCCACCTGGTAGTGTTGTTAGCCTACCGCCCCATCCGTCAAGCACAGTTGCTTGGGCAGATACCAAAAAGGGAAGGAAGATTTTAAGTCAGCAGGAAAATGTACATTCTCTTAAGATGCTTCATAACCGTTATCTTCAATGGCGATATGCTAATGCAAGAGCTGCAATCAGTGTGAATGCTCAAACAACTGCTGCACAGGTTAGTCAATAATGAAGATTGGGATTGTTTTGTGTTGAatagtatgtatatatatatatatatatatatatatatatatatatatatatatatatagatagatatatatatatatatatatatatatatagatatgtTATCTTTACCTCACATGTCAGAGTTCCACCAAATAATTTGCCATGGTTgcatctttttttgtttttgttttcttttttgttttgtcatgGTTGAGCCTTGATTAGTTTAAATAACAAATCTGCTAGTTAGGTTTCCTGTTATGATAATTTGACAACTTGACCTTTCAATTTCCCCTTCACAAACAAATTATTAAAGTTTACAGGAAAGAGTTTTTATAAGTGGAGTAACTGGAGTAGTGGATGATTGTGGAACTTCTCATAAAGTTTGTCTTTATTTTTTGTGCAGCAATCACTTTATGGCCTTGCCAGCCAGGTATCAAAAAT
The nucleotide sequence above comes from Papaver somniferum cultivar HN1 chromosome 8, ASM357369v1, whole genome shotgun sequence. Encoded proteins:
- the LOC113302281 gene encoding protein ENDOSPERM DEFECTIVE 1-like, producing the protein MTEVSSFSQEQQKQQQNVVTAPHPPRRPRVREVSSRFMSPMVSTSSSSGDLHLPSSAKCPLPKHSGEFQSKHHHQSQNHSNQNQQRSLSAQRRQQETEPLSSADENRLDVMRNLDTPHSKLVISTQQRKPQRSLKLFKENNGGGGGEDTVNLRAFVNGKLPGRSTVVRSRSDTPIVHGNDRINPRSAIPTQNSHRSDTSMVSAAAKLVQSQVSSSVSSDNDDNKFIETLTESSASSDCSESGSCCSSPMIIQKSKIRSFPECRSSMPEADQLPTISNRLLTNRGNSGMGDSSKIGLSPIYRSLSFEQPPFTSPTKTLHRTTTGFAKPHQSSAKPPGSVVSLPPHPSSTVAWADTKKGRKILSQQENVHSLKMLHNRYLQWRYANARAAISVNAQTTAAQQSLYGLASQVSKMRDSIKAKRADFENLKRREALSAILEAQIPHLDEWSALKGDYLNSLVGAIKALQDASLRLPIGGNVRADLKELDGALNSASNMMESISSNFESFVPKAEQMDSLVSELAAVASEERALIEECGDLLSHTQNLQVEECSLRGQLMQLKKNSSLNQAKEE